The following are from one region of the Melaminivora suipulveris genome:
- a CDS encoding phosphatidylglycerophosphatase A encodes MPAIAPHQLRRFLLSHPAHFIALGAGSGLSPVAPGTVGTLWGWLAFLVLQLWLAPAALGWLVLASLPVGWWACTVSARHMGVADPGSIVWDEIAAIWLILWLAMPMGFVGQAVAFALFRYFDAAKPGPVGWADRLFKGFGWRGGFGIMFDDLVAAGCTLLVVALWRHFLA; translated from the coding sequence ATGCCCGCCATCGCCCCGCACCAGTTGCGTCGCTTCCTGCTCAGCCATCCGGCGCACTTCATCGCGCTGGGGGCGGGCAGCGGCCTGTCGCCGGTCGCGCCGGGCACGGTGGGCACGTTGTGGGGCTGGCTGGCGTTTCTGGTGCTTCAGCTGTGGCTGGCGCCCGCCGCCCTGGGCTGGCTGGTGCTGGCGTCGCTGCCGGTCGGCTGGTGGGCCTGCACGGTGAGCGCGCGCCACATGGGCGTGGCCGATCCGGGCTCCATCGTCTGGGACGAGATCGCCGCCATCTGGCTCATCCTGTGGCTCGCCATGCCCATGGGTTTCGTCGGCCAGGCGGTGGCGTTCGCGCTGTTTCGCTATTTCGACGCCGCCAAGCCGGGGCCGGTGGGCTGGGCCGACCGATTGTTCAAGGGCTTTGGCTGGCGCGGCGGCTTCGGGATCATGTTTGACGACCTGGTGGCCGCCGGCTGCACGCTGCTGGTCGTCGCGCTGTGGCGGCATTTTCTGGCGTGA
- a CDS encoding DUF4139 domain-containing protein produces the protein MTFTLLHRLALAALPAALLAWNGAATAQGAPVVESRISAVKLYPGSATVERTARVPAGSRSVTFDCLPAGLDARSVQVQAAGAPVGDMAVQVRDRALASSCAGAQGERLRSLTQRLAEARAETGALELAHNYLKSIAGNAPGTSPATGPGTPGAGQIGATTDALRKSGHDTLLRLHQARQRQDELEQQLKALTAERERAGAAQTRVASVTVALAAPREAELRLSYQVRGPSWSPSYRATLDSSGAQVRLERLALVAQDTGEDWSDAPLTLSTGQPLASAGAPLPRPWTVDVRPARPEVPTLAAAAPAPVARSARAEAAEAAPDGEPAPDFTVAIAEGAYATEFTVPQRVNVPSGGPRVALALQTQQIGAALLARSTPALDASAYLVAQLPALPGIWPTGPVALYRDGAYVGQSTLDASQAQQELSFGRDERITVEAEPERQLSASAGLIGTRTERSTERSYTLTNRHARAVQLQVLHAAPVSRDAQIKVESHYEPTPTETDWRGRPGTIAWNQQLAAGASARFTARHTLRHDKDVVLRERR, from the coding sequence ATGACTTTTACGCTGCTGCACCGCCTGGCCCTGGCCGCTCTGCCTGCGGCCTTGCTGGCCTGGAATGGCGCCGCCACCGCGCAAGGCGCGCCGGTGGTCGAGTCGCGCATCAGCGCCGTCAAGCTCTATCCGGGCAGCGCCACGGTGGAGCGCACGGCACGCGTGCCCGCAGGCAGCCGCAGCGTGACTTTTGACTGCCTGCCGGCGGGCCTGGACGCACGCAGCGTGCAGGTGCAGGCCGCTGGCGCGCCGGTGGGCGACATGGCGGTGCAGGTGCGCGACCGCGCGCTCGCCAGCAGCTGCGCCGGCGCGCAGGGCGAGCGTCTGCGCAGCCTGACGCAGCGCCTGGCCGAAGCGCGCGCCGAGACCGGCGCGCTGGAGCTGGCGCACAACTACCTGAAAAGCATCGCCGGCAACGCCCCCGGCACATCGCCCGCCACCGGCCCCGGCACGCCCGGCGCCGGCCAGATCGGCGCGACCACCGATGCACTGCGCAAATCCGGCCACGACACGCTGTTGCGCCTGCACCAGGCGCGGCAGCGCCAGGACGAGCTGGAGCAGCAGCTCAAGGCCCTCACCGCCGAGCGCGAGCGCGCCGGCGCAGCGCAGACGCGTGTGGCCAGCGTGACCGTTGCGCTGGCCGCGCCGCGCGAGGCCGAGCTGCGCCTGTCCTACCAGGTGCGCGGCCCGAGCTGGTCGCCCAGCTACCGCGCCACGCTGGACAGCAGCGGCGCGCAGGTGCGCCTGGAGCGCTTGGCGCTGGTCGCGCAGGACACCGGCGAGGACTGGAGCGACGCGCCGCTGACCCTGTCCACCGGCCAGCCGCTCGCCAGCGCCGGCGCGCCCCTGCCCCGGCCATGGACGGTGGACGTGCGCCCGGCCCGCCCCGAAGTGCCCACGCTCGCCGCTGCCGCCCCGGCCCCCGTGGCACGCTCCGCCCGCGCCGAGGCGGCCGAGGCGGCGCCGGACGGCGAGCCGGCGCCGGACTTCACTGTCGCCATCGCCGAGGGCGCCTACGCCACCGAGTTCACCGTGCCGCAGCGCGTCAACGTGCCCTCGGGCGGCCCCAGGGTGGCGCTGGCGCTGCAGACGCAGCAGATCGGTGCCGCGCTGCTGGCGCGCAGCACGCCGGCGCTGGACGCCAGCGCCTACCTGGTGGCGCAGCTGCCGGCGCTGCCCGGCATCTGGCCCACCGGGCCGGTGGCGCTGTACCGCGACGGCGCCTACGTCGGCCAGAGCACGCTGGACGCCTCGCAGGCGCAGCAGGAGCTGTCCTTCGGCCGCGATGAGCGCATCACCGTCGAGGCCGAGCCCGAGCGCCAGCTGAGCGCCAGCGCCGGCCTGATCGGCACACGCACCGAACGCAGCACCGAGCGCAGCTACACGCTGACCAACCGCCACGCACGCGCCGTGCAGTTGCAGGTGCTGCATGCCGCGCCGGTTTCGCGCGATGCGCAGATCAAGGTCGAGTCGCACTACGAGCCCACGCCCACCGAGACCGACTGGCGCGGCCGGCCCGGCACCATCGCCTGGAACCAGCAGCTTGCCGCCGGCGCCAGCGCGCGCTTCACCGCGCGCCACACGCTGCGCCACGACAAGGACGTGGTGCTGCGCGAGCGGCGCTGA
- the thiL gene encoding thiamine-phosphate kinase, with protein sequence MGEFDLIARYFQRPTRAGSGVALGVGDDCALLAPAPGMQLAVSSDMLVEGRHFFADVYPAHLGHKALAVNLSDLAACGAEPLAFTLALALPRVDAVWLQGFADGLLALADAHGCQLVGGDTTQGPLNICITVFGQVPAGRALLRSGTQAGDDIWVSGRTGQARLALDALRGQIHADDALLTRLRQRLERPMPRLALGRRLVGIASSAIDVSDGLLGDLSHILAASRVGARIDVDAATDLLAGGARLASAGLDRGLLMRCALAGGDDYELVFTAAPAERAAVRQAGSDSATRVTRIGSVEAAPGLRLVDGQGQAVRGQFPAFDHFA encoded by the coding sequence ATGGGTGAATTCGACCTGATCGCACGCTACTTCCAGCGCCCGACGCGCGCGGGCAGCGGCGTGGCACTGGGCGTGGGCGACGACTGCGCGCTGCTGGCGCCCGCGCCGGGCATGCAGCTGGCGGTGTCCAGCGACATGCTGGTCGAGGGCCGGCATTTCTTCGCAGACGTGTATCCGGCGCACCTGGGCCACAAGGCGCTGGCGGTGAACCTGTCGGACCTGGCCGCCTGCGGCGCCGAGCCGCTGGCTTTCACCCTGGCGCTGGCGCTGCCGCGCGTCGACGCGGTCTGGCTGCAGGGCTTTGCCGACGGCCTGCTGGCCCTGGCCGACGCGCACGGCTGCCAGCTGGTCGGGGGCGACACCACGCAGGGGCCGCTCAACATCTGCATCACTGTATTCGGCCAGGTGCCGGCCGGCCGGGCGCTGCTGCGCAGCGGCACGCAGGCGGGCGACGACATCTGGGTCAGCGGCCGCACCGGCCAGGCGCGGCTGGCGCTGGACGCGCTGCGCGGGCAGATCCATGCGGACGATGCGCTGCTGACGCGCCTGCGCCAGCGCCTGGAGCGCCCCATGCCACGCCTGGCGCTGGGTCGGCGCCTGGTGGGCATCGCCAGCAGCGCCATCGACGTCAGCGACGGGCTGCTGGGCGACCTGTCGCACATCCTCGCGGCCTCGCGCGTGGGCGCGCGCATCGACGTCGATGCCGCGACCGATCTGCTGGCCGGCGGCGCGCGCCTGGCCAGCGCCGGGCTTGATCGCGGCCTGTTGATGCGCTGCGCGCTGGCCGGCGGCGACGATTACGAGCTGGTCTTCACCGCCGCGCCGGCAGAGCGTGCCGCCGTGCGGCAGGCCGGCTCGGACAGCGCCACGCGCGTCACGCGCATCGGCAGCGTCGAAGCCGCGCCGGGCCTGCGCCTGGTCGACGGCCAGGGCCAGGCCGTGCGCGGGCAGTTCCCGGCCTTCGACCATTTCGCCTGA
- a CDS encoding YbdK family carboxylate-amine ligase, whose product MSLEAFQHSEPLTLGVELELQLVNTHDYDLAPYAEDMLRLMLKTPLPGSVVPEMTNSMIEVSTGICHSSSEVLGQLTQIRDALVKSADKLNIAVVGGGTHPFQQWHERRIYDKPRFQELSQLYGYLSKQFTIFGQHVHIGCPDADAALLMLHRMSRFIPHFIALSASSPYVQGQDTAFDSARLNSVFAFPLSGRAPCVLTWDDFGRYFDKMTRTGVVKSMKDFYWDIRPKPEFGTIEIRVFDTPLTIERAAALAGFVQSLAAWFLNEQPFTPAEDDYLVYTYNRFQACRFGMDAVYVDPATGDHMPLREHIVQTIDHIARHAGAHGASGALHMLRGEAAAGQNDARWLRSRMRDEQLLAEVSRQAALRFRGVPP is encoded by the coding sequence GTGAGCCTTGAAGCCTTTCAACATTCCGAACCGCTGACGCTGGGCGTCGAGCTGGAGCTGCAGCTCGTGAACACGCACGACTATGACCTGGCGCCCTACGCCGAGGACATGCTGCGCCTGATGCTGAAGACCCCACTGCCCGGCAGCGTGGTGCCGGAGATGACCAACAGCATGATCGAGGTCTCCACCGGCATCTGCCACTCCAGCAGCGAAGTGCTGGGGCAGCTGACGCAGATCCGCGACGCGCTGGTCAAAAGCGCCGACAAGCTCAACATCGCCGTGGTCGGCGGCGGCACGCACCCCTTCCAGCAGTGGCACGAGCGGCGCATCTACGACAAGCCGCGCTTTCAGGAGCTCTCGCAGCTGTACGGCTACCTGTCCAAACAGTTCACCATCTTCGGCCAGCACGTGCACATCGGCTGCCCGGACGCCGACGCGGCCCTTTTGATGCTGCACCGCATGAGCCGGTTCATCCCGCACTTCATCGCGCTGTCGGCGTCCAGCCCCTATGTGCAGGGGCAGGACACGGCGTTCGACTCGGCGCGGCTCAATTCGGTGTTCGCCTTCCCGCTGTCGGGCCGCGCGCCCTGCGTGCTGACCTGGGACGACTTCGGGCGCTACTTCGACAAGATGACGCGCACCGGCGTTGTCAAGAGCATGAAGGACTTCTATTGGGACATCCGGCCCAAGCCCGAGTTCGGCACCATCGAGATCCGCGTCTTCGACACGCCGCTGACCATCGAGCGCGCCGCGGCGCTGGCCGGCTTCGTGCAGTCGCTGGCGGCGTGGTTCCTCAACGAGCAGCCCTTCACGCCCGCCGAGGACGACTATCTGGTCTACACCTACAACCGCTTCCAGGCCTGCCGCTTCGGCATGGATGCGGTGTATGTGGACCCCGCCACGGGCGACCACATGCCGCTGCGCGAGCACATCGTGCAGACCATCGACCACATCGCGCGCCATGCCGGAGCGCATGGGGCGTCTGGCGCGCTGCACATGCTGCGCGGCGAGGCCGCGGCCGGGCAGAACGACGCGCGCTGGCTGCGCAGCCGCATGCGCGACGAGCAGCTGCTGGCCGAGGTCAGCCGCCAAGCCGCATTGCGCTTCAGGGGGGTACCCCCCTGA
- a CDS encoding CinA family protein gives MAHTYSRLKADLAHISQTLPARGWMLASAESCTGGLIAAACTDLAGSSQWFERGFVSYSNAAKTELLGVPAELIEQHGAVSEPVARAMAEGAVARSQAQVGVAVTGVAGPSGGSAAKPVGTVWLAWHVDGRTHSELQHFDGDRAAVRAATVARALARLAQLLG, from the coding sequence ATGGCGCATACGTATAGCCGACTGAAGGCCGATTTGGCTCATATTTCTCAAACGCTGCCGGCACGCGGCTGGATGCTGGCCAGCGCCGAGAGCTGCACCGGCGGCCTGATCGCCGCCGCCTGTACCGACCTGGCGGGATCGAGCCAGTGGTTCGAGCGCGGCTTCGTGAGCTACTCCAACGCCGCCAAGACCGAGCTGCTGGGCGTGCCGGCTGAACTCATCGAGCAGCATGGCGCCGTCAGCGAGCCGGTGGCGCGGGCCATGGCCGAGGGCGCCGTCGCCCGCTCACAGGCGCAGGTGGGCGTGGCCGTCACCGGCGTCGCCGGCCCCTCGGGCGGCAGCGCGGCCAAGCCGGTGGGCACCGTGTGGCTGGCCTGGCATGTGGATGGCCGCACGCACAGCGAACTGCAGCACTTCGACGGCGACCGCGCCGCCGTGCGCGCCGCCACCGTGGCGCGCGCGCTGGCGCGGCTGGCGCAGTTGCTGGGCTGA